The Nakamurella alba genome includes a region encoding these proteins:
- a CDS encoding carbohydrate ABC transporter permease — translation MTVAFSSRRSTAEPKVKAPRRPAWQPAPHPAITVLKVLALVVVVALVLLPCLVVVSTSLAGQQEVIANGGWVIWPTDPTFDAYREVLTGGVVTRATLISAGVTIVGTTLSLLCTIGMAYALSRPNTFAGKPITLLVLFTLLFTPGMIPTYLVVTGMGLKDTYASLIVPVLVNAFNLVVLRGFFQRIPNELIEAAKIEGAGEVRILTRIVLPLSKAAVAVVGLFYAVQYWNSFFGAVLYLDDSAKWPIQLVLRQYVIQGSPIAGSLANAEAMVSAPNSIQMAVVVLAMLPIICVYPFLQRHFMSGVLTGAVKS, via the coding sequence ATGACCGTCGCGTTCTCGAGCCGGCGCAGCACCGCGGAGCCGAAGGTCAAGGCGCCGCGGCGGCCGGCCTGGCAGCCCGCTCCGCACCCGGCGATCACGGTGCTGAAGGTCCTCGCGCTGGTGGTGGTCGTCGCCCTGGTCCTGCTGCCGTGCCTGGTCGTGGTCTCCACCAGCCTGGCCGGCCAGCAGGAGGTCATCGCCAACGGCGGCTGGGTGATCTGGCCGACCGACCCGACCTTCGACGCCTACCGGGAGGTGCTGACCGGCGGGGTCGTCACCCGGGCCACTCTGATCAGCGCCGGGGTGACGATCGTCGGCACGACGCTGTCGTTGCTGTGCACGATCGGCATGGCCTACGCCCTGTCCCGGCCGAACACCTTCGCGGGCAAGCCGATCACCCTGCTGGTGCTATTCACCCTGCTGTTCACCCCGGGCATGATCCCCACCTACCTGGTGGTGACCGGCATGGGCCTGAAGGACACCTACGCGTCGCTGATCGTGCCGGTGCTGGTCAACGCCTTCAACCTGGTGGTGCTGCGCGGCTTCTTCCAGCGGATCCCGAACGAGCTGATCGAGGCGGCGAAGATCGAGGGCGCCGGCGAGGTCCGGATCCTCACCCGCATCGTGCTGCCACTGTCCAAGGCCGCGGTCGCCGTGGTGGGACTGTTCTACGCGGTCCAGTACTGGAACTCCTTCTTCGGTGCCGTGCTCTACCTGGACGACTCGGCGAAGTGGCCGATCCAGCTGGTGCTGCGGCAGTACGTCATCCAGGGCTCACCCATCGCGGGCAGCCTGGCCAACGCCGAGGCGATGGTCAGCGCCCCCAACTCCATCCAGATGGCCGTGGTCGTCCTGGCCATGCTGCCGATCATCTGCGTCTACCCGTTCCTGCAGCGCCACTTCATGTCCGGTGTCCTCACCGGAGCAGTGAAGTCATGA
- a CDS encoding ABC transporter permease, with translation MLALLAPALVYFLVFHYGALFGYGIAFQDYVPFLGVSGSDWVGFGNFEKLFTDPAMWHAALNTLELSALQLIFFFPAPIALAMLLHSITAAPVRKFVQSVVYLPHFISWVIVVALFQQFLSSTGVLNGWLGDAGLGTIDVIANPDAFKPLMVAQIIWKDCGWGTIIFLAALYNVDEQLYESAAIDGAGWARRTWHVTLPAIRPLIVLLFILKLGDILSVGFEQILLQRDSVGPEAGEVLDTFVYYTGVLGGDWGYASAVGLIKGILGAGLVILANKLAHRLGEEGLYR, from the coding sequence CTGCTGGCACTGCTCGCGCCGGCCCTCGTGTACTTCCTCGTCTTCCACTACGGCGCGCTGTTCGGCTACGGCATCGCGTTCCAGGACTACGTGCCGTTCCTCGGCGTCAGCGGTTCCGACTGGGTCGGCTTCGGCAACTTCGAGAAACTGTTCACCGACCCGGCCATGTGGCACGCGGCGCTGAACACGCTGGAACTGTCGGCCCTGCAACTGATCTTCTTCTTCCCGGCGCCGATCGCGCTGGCGATGCTGCTGCACAGCATCACCGCGGCACCGGTCCGGAAGTTCGTGCAGAGCGTCGTCTACCTGCCGCATTTCATCTCATGGGTCATCGTGGTCGCGCTGTTCCAGCAGTTCCTGTCCAGCACCGGCGTGCTGAACGGCTGGCTCGGCGACGCCGGCCTGGGCACCATCGACGTGATCGCCAACCCCGACGCCTTCAAGCCGCTGATGGTCGCCCAGATCATCTGGAAGGACTGTGGCTGGGGCACGATCATCTTCCTGGCCGCGCTCTACAACGTCGACGAGCAGCTCTACGAGTCGGCCGCCATCGACGGCGCCGGCTGGGCCCGCCGCACCTGGCACGTCACGCTGCCGGCGATCCGCCCGTTGATCGTCCTGCTGTTCATCCTGAAGCTGGGCGACATCCTGTCCGTCGGCTTCGAACAGATCCTGCTGCAACGGGATTCGGTCGGACCGGAGGCGGGCGAGGTGCTCGACACCTTCGTCTACTACACCGGTGTGCTCGGCGGGGACTGGGGCTACGCCAGCGCCGTCGGCCTGATCAAGGGGATCCTCGGCGCCGGCCTGGTGATCCTGGCGAACAAGCTCGCACACCGTCTCGGCGAGGAGGGCCTGTACCGATGA
- a CDS encoding alpha-amylase family protein, producing MTPAVRQEVWAHPVSFATDPDRWAGELASWGATGVRLAHVYHSGRWLLSTTSPGRTVALPSGSWCPDTPGPWPVVDRDLLPRAVEALRAAGLHVIAWTVGLHSGAAVRQRPEWAARNAFGDPLAHALCPAHPGVVGAAADLVAAIAAREVDGIDLEAFAHLGHRHDGTHHKGEDRLRPADRWMLSVCFCRSCESAYSEVGLDPSQVQDHIVRAIGRQLAAPAVSGDTADDLTTALGTGVPALLAAVRAAAVELLLRRVAGAAGGTPLTLRATTDRWHTGGKTPGDPAALSALVGGLTISDLTGAGTLAAEWAAVPAPARATAGLVPGTGRRPDGAATAWYAFDLAPAGALAEALAGQPPSSGRAAPANQS from the coding sequence ATGACACCCGCCGTCCGGCAGGAGGTCTGGGCGCACCCGGTGTCGTTCGCGACGGACCCGGACCGCTGGGCGGGCGAGCTGGCATCCTGGGGCGCCACCGGGGTCCGGCTGGCGCACGTGTACCACTCCGGCCGCTGGCTGCTGTCCACCACCTCGCCCGGCCGCACGGTGGCGCTGCCGTCCGGCTCCTGGTGCCCCGACACCCCCGGTCCGTGGCCGGTGGTCGACCGGGACCTGCTGCCGCGGGCGGTCGAGGCGCTGCGCGCGGCCGGCCTGCACGTCATCGCCTGGACGGTCGGGCTGCATTCCGGTGCGGCCGTCCGGCAGCGGCCGGAGTGGGCCGCACGCAACGCGTTCGGCGATCCGCTCGCGCACGCGCTGTGCCCGGCCCACCCCGGTGTGGTCGGGGCCGCGGCGGACCTGGTCGCCGCGATCGCCGCTCGCGAGGTGGACGGCATCGACCTCGAGGCCTTCGCCCACCTGGGCCACCGGCACGACGGCACCCACCACAAGGGCGAGGACCGGCTCCGCCCCGCGGACCGCTGGATGCTGTCGGTCTGCTTCTGCCGTTCCTGCGAGAGCGCCTACAGCGAGGTCGGTCTCGATCCCTCCCAGGTGCAGGATCACATCGTGCGGGCGATCGGCCGACAGTTGGCCGCGCCGGCCGTCTCCGGGGACACGGCCGACGATCTCACCACGGCGCTCGGTACCGGGGTCCCCGCACTGCTGGCCGCTGTCCGAGCCGCAGCGGTGGAGTTGCTGCTGCGCCGGGTCGCCGGCGCGGCCGGCGGGACCCCCTTGACCTTGCGGGCCACCACCGACCGCTGGCACACCGGCGGCAAGACGCCGGGTGATCCGGCCGCCCTGTCCGCCCTGGTCGGCGGACTCACCATCAGCGACCTCACCGGTGCGGGCACCCTCGCCGCCGAGTGGGCCGCCGTCCCGGCACCGGCCCGGGCGACCGCGGGCCTGGTGCCGGGCACCGGCCGACGTCCCGACGGGGCGGCGACCGCCTGGTACGCCTTCGATCTCGCCCCCGCGGGTGCCCTGGCCGAAGCACTCGCCGGTCAGCCACCGAGCAGCGGGCGGGCGGCCCCGGCGAACCAGTCGTAG
- a CDS encoding GH39 family glycosyl hydrolase: MVPGSTSAVPRPPVVAVSDIRPPVTNYGANPGPTKHLRAVESIDRVLVLGAAGFPPGVPPTVTGPARVEPVGTNGDHGLLLTDGSVVTDPVPPTAAPVAFGVRWRPGAALQAEILGADGAVIGRVVVLPDRNRWHDVRLVVAPAGHRVAVVVDGVHRTPASLSGTAGEGLLVTGVRWSGDGHLDRCGVHTAPLPDHRLLATDLLRPRSAAALGEAGWAVGAETIDRDFTRWAEFGRWLGPLGATGVRLQAGWARTEPVPGQRDWAWLDAIVHDAVAQGVRPWVQLSYGNPAVEGGGTAAVSSPLPTGPALEAWDSWVDDLVRRYADVVTDWEIWNEPEIQHLPLEDYLAFFVRTARVVRSAQPTARIHAPGAGGADLYTLDLVRALHRDGNLDLLDAVSYHHYAPLPEARYPAIEALRAALRVTVPGRELPLVQGESGAPSAPGYGAMADIRSPGIVWDEWTQAAWNLRRAIGDRARGIRTCHFGLCDMVYTGAVNTKGLLAVNPADRSVVRAKASYYALQHLFSLLDRRYRPAPVTVVAHHEAPPLVAHAFDGPAGALVACWADGQPEPLPRRDRPCDLELFGVVFEAPAAVDPVSGAIHPLPPGTWSRTATGIRLHDLPIGTMPVLVVESAALDGSAPDVSEPGSSGAAADAGGR; the protein is encoded by the coding sequence ATGGTCCCGGGATCCACCAGCGCAGTCCCCCGCCCACCGGTGGTCGCGGTCAGCGACATCCGGCCGCCGGTCACCAACTACGGGGCGAATCCCGGTCCCACCAAACATCTCCGGGCGGTGGAGTCGATCGACCGGGTGCTCGTGCTGGGTGCCGCCGGTTTCCCGCCCGGCGTGCCGCCCACCGTGACCGGTCCGGCCCGGGTGGAGCCGGTGGGCACGAACGGTGACCACGGTCTGCTGCTCACCGACGGCTCCGTGGTCACCGATCCCGTACCGCCGACCGCGGCGCCGGTGGCGTTCGGGGTCCGCTGGCGTCCCGGCGCCGCGCTGCAGGCGGAGATCCTGGGCGCCGACGGTGCGGTCATCGGCCGGGTCGTGGTGCTTCCGGATAGAAACCGTTGGCACGACGTCCGTCTGGTGGTCGCCCCGGCAGGGCACCGGGTCGCCGTGGTGGTGGACGGAGTGCACCGCACGCCGGCGTCGCTGTCCGGCACCGCGGGCGAAGGACTGCTGGTCACGGGCGTGCGGTGGTCCGGCGACGGACATCTGGACCGCTGCGGCGTGCACACCGCACCGCTGCCCGACCACCGACTGCTCGCCACGGATCTGTTGCGCCCGCGCTCCGCCGCCGCACTGGGCGAAGCGGGCTGGGCGGTCGGCGCCGAGACCATCGACCGCGACTTCACCCGCTGGGCGGAGTTCGGTCGGTGGCTGGGCCCGCTCGGCGCGACCGGTGTGCGACTGCAGGCGGGCTGGGCACGCACCGAACCCGTTCCTGGGCAACGGGACTGGGCGTGGCTGGACGCGATCGTGCACGACGCCGTCGCCCAGGGGGTGCGGCCGTGGGTGCAGCTCTCCTACGGCAACCCGGCCGTCGAGGGCGGCGGCACCGCGGCGGTGAGCAGTCCGCTGCCGACCGGCCCGGCACTGGAGGCGTGGGACAGCTGGGTGGACGATCTGGTGCGCCGGTACGCGGACGTGGTCACCGACTGGGAGATCTGGAACGAGCCGGAGATCCAGCACCTGCCGCTCGAGGACTACCTGGCCTTCTTCGTCCGCACCGCCCGGGTGGTGCGGAGCGCCCAGCCCACCGCCCGCATCCACGCACCCGGCGCCGGCGGGGCCGACCTGTACACCCTGGACCTCGTGCGGGCGCTGCACCGGGACGGGAACCTGGACCTGCTGGACGCCGTCAGCTACCACCACTACGCCCCGCTGCCCGAGGCCCGCTACCCGGCGATCGAGGCACTGCGAGCAGCGCTGCGCGTGACCGTTCCCGGTCGCGAGCTGCCGCTGGTGCAGGGCGAGAGCGGTGCGCCGTCCGCCCCTGGCTACGGGGCGATGGCCGACATCCGCAGCCCGGGCATCGTCTGGGACGAGTGGACGCAGGCGGCCTGGAACCTGCGGCGCGCCATCGGCGACCGGGCCCGCGGCATCCGGACCTGCCACTTCGGTCTGTGCGACATGGTGTACACCGGTGCGGTGAACACCAAGGGGCTGCTGGCGGTGAACCCGGCCGACCGGTCGGTGGTGCGGGCGAAGGCGTCGTATTACGCGCTGCAGCACCTGTTCTCGCTGCTGGACCGGCGCTACCGACCCGCACCCGTCACCGTCGTCGCGCACCACGAGGCGCCGCCGCTGGTGGCCCACGCCTTCGACGGTCCGGCCGGGGCGCTGGTCGCGTGCTGGGCCGACGGGCAACCGGAGCCGCTGCCGCGCCGGGACCGGCCGTGCGACCTGGAGCTGTTCGGCGTGGTGTTCGAGGCGCCGGCCGCCGTCGATCCGGTGTCCGGCGCGATCCATCCGCTCCCGCCCGGCACCTGGAGTCGCACCGCCACCGGGATCCGGCTCCACGACCTGCCGATCGGCACGATGCCGGTGCTGGTCGTCGAGTCCGCCGCGCTCGACGGGTCCGCGCCCGATGTGTCGGAACCCGGCAGCTCCGGCGCTGCTGCGGATGCCGGTGGTCGCTGA
- a CDS encoding type 2 periplasmic-binding domain-containing protein has translation MTAITRRTAFKLLGAGAAAALTGPWLAGCGGSGGDRAAIGNAGTSQAPWPTYTAAEVPPPDLVSKVSGGLNGYFTYPDKLVTSVASAPGDGSAVTATLMTYSPPPAPVGQNKLWTAINEAMNADIRMNLVPAAEYQNKLATIMAGGELTDMMLVTAAPRIREFVASQCADLTEFLSGDAIKDYPNLANLPTYAWQAMGRIGGKIYGIPIVRARMTNVLHVNRDHLDAVGATDDWTMEQFATAVAEERGGSFYPLGTFDSEWLVKNYFAGALGAPNQWAVDGGGAFSSTYATPEFRAAIEMSRKAFADGLFHPASVTAGQSDMFNEYYAGNVGALSGSFANYFNGTYQGRIGDTFTTDVGFPFSPGQTSWLFGGLFGYVVFKKSDPERLKMLLRIADFAAAPYGSKENELLNYGVEGVHFTRTANGPEPTKLAETESANTVPIGKYLGDAPDVIQCPGDKAVTQRAFDVQEALQPKGLVDPSLGLASATQDQKGVALNKAVSDAISAIVTGRADMSSWDAAVSAFRSGGGDTIATELATEYSAAQSSS, from the coding sequence ATGACGGCCATCACCCGCCGCACCGCATTCAAACTGCTCGGAGCCGGCGCCGCCGCCGCCCTGACCGGCCCCTGGCTGGCCGGCTGCGGGGGGTCCGGCGGCGACCGGGCCGCGATCGGCAACGCCGGCACCAGCCAGGCACCGTGGCCCACCTACACCGCCGCCGAGGTGCCGCCGCCGGACCTGGTGTCGAAGGTGTCCGGCGGTCTCAACGGCTACTTCACCTACCCCGACAAGCTGGTCACGTCGGTGGCCTCGGCGCCCGGTGACGGCAGCGCCGTCACCGCTACCCTGATGACCTACAGCCCGCCGCCGGCACCGGTGGGCCAGAACAAGCTCTGGACCGCGATCAACGAGGCGATGAACGCGGACATCCGGATGAACCTGGTGCCCGCCGCCGAGTACCAGAACAAGCTGGCGACGATCATGGCAGGCGGTGAGCTGACCGACATGATGCTGGTGACCGCGGCGCCGCGGATCCGGGAGTTCGTCGCGAGCCAGTGCGCTGACCTGACGGAGTTCCTCTCCGGCGATGCCATCAAGGACTACCCGAACCTGGCCAACCTGCCGACCTACGCCTGGCAGGCGATGGGCCGCATCGGCGGCAAGATCTACGGCATCCCGATCGTCCGGGCCCGGATGACCAACGTGCTGCACGTCAACCGCGACCACCTCGACGCGGTCGGTGCCACCGACGACTGGACCATGGAGCAGTTCGCCACCGCTGTTGCCGAGGAACGCGGCGGATCCTTCTACCCGTTGGGCACCTTCGACTCGGAGTGGCTGGTGAAGAACTACTTCGCCGGTGCGCTCGGCGCCCCGAACCAGTGGGCGGTGGACGGCGGCGGGGCCTTCTCGTCGACCTACGCCACCCCGGAGTTCCGCGCCGCCATCGAGATGTCGCGAAAGGCCTTCGCCGACGGCCTGTTCCACCCGGCATCGGTGACCGCAGGGCAGTCCGACATGTTCAACGAGTACTACGCCGGCAACGTCGGTGCGCTGTCGGGCTCCTTCGCCAACTACTTCAACGGCACGTACCAGGGCCGCATCGGCGACACCTTCACCACCGACGTCGGTTTCCCGTTCTCGCCGGGACAGACCTCCTGGCTCTTCGGCGGTCTCTTCGGGTACGTGGTCTTCAAGAAGTCCGACCCGGAGCGGCTGAAGATGCTGCTGCGGATCGCCGACTTCGCCGCCGCACCGTACGGGTCGAAGGAGAACGAGCTGCTGAACTACGGGGTGGAGGGCGTGCATTTCACCCGTACCGCGAACGGCCCGGAGCCCACCAAGCTGGCCGAGACGGAGAGCGCCAACACGGTCCCGATCGGCAAGTACCTGGGTGATGCGCCGGACGTCATCCAGTGTCCCGGCGACAAGGCGGTCACCCAGCGCGCCTTCGACGTGCAGGAGGCGCTGCAGCCCAAGGGTCTGGTGGACCCGTCGCTCGGCCTGGCCAGTGCGACCCAGGACCAGAAGGGGGTCGCGCTCAACAAGGCGGTCTCCGACGCGATCAGCGCGATCGTCACCGGCCGGGCCGACATGTCCAGCTGGGACGCCGCGGTGAGTGCGTTCCGGAGCGGCGGTGGTGACACCATCGCCACGGAGCTGGCCACCGAGTACAGCGCCGCGCAGTCCTCGTCCTGA
- a CDS encoding mandelate racemase/muconate lactonizing enzyme family protein — translation MPVISDVRLTSVNTPRTNGAVCGHVIVELLTDHDPDAPVGLGEMSDLQHLPRYHPDVADLQGTLRELLVGRDSLDLTALTALMEQNFPQGGYVYDKSRAIRCGVDLALWDLNARSLGLRVCDLLGGAVRDALPIAYPVFRALTPADVEANLAQVDTVMATGQRTFRVYAGRDLALDEQFLRAVRDRHGDSIVLKSLDFSNLLGWKQACAFVERVADLGIDLVESPARTDDLAGLTLAAQRLPVPVSEHVHSYRQALQLADSGVDVFNVSIIAIGGITPIRTVIAIAEAAGKECLLGTTQELSIGTAAAAHVGVAMRAITLPSDPVGPLLYTTDVVRQPVSFAGGRLWVPDGPGLGMELDPERLAAAAGPLSWSGTTATAVVDRRAGSTG, via the coding sequence ATGCCGGTGATCTCCGACGTCCGGCTGACGTCGGTCAACACCCCGCGGACGAACGGCGCGGTGTGCGGGCACGTGATCGTCGAGCTGCTGACCGACCACGACCCCGACGCTCCGGTCGGGCTGGGCGAGATGTCCGACCTGCAGCACCTGCCGCGCTACCACCCGGACGTCGCCGACCTGCAGGGCACCCTGCGCGAGTTGCTCGTCGGCCGCGACAGTCTCGACCTCACGGCGCTCACCGCCCTGATGGAGCAGAACTTCCCGCAGGGCGGCTACGTCTACGACAAGAGCCGGGCCATCCGCTGCGGGGTCGACCTGGCGCTCTGGGATCTCAACGCGCGGTCGCTGGGTCTCCGGGTGTGCGACCTGCTGGGCGGGGCGGTGCGGGACGCCCTGCCGATCGCATACCCGGTCTTCCGGGCGCTGACCCCGGCGGACGTCGAGGCCAACCTGGCACAGGTGGACACGGTGATGGCGACCGGGCAGCGCACCTTCCGGGTGTACGCCGGGCGGGACCTTGCCCTGGATGAGCAGTTCCTGCGGGCCGTCCGGGACCGCCACGGTGACTCGATCGTGCTGAAATCGCTGGACTTCTCGAACCTGCTCGGCTGGAAGCAGGCGTGCGCCTTCGTCGAGCGGGTGGCGGACCTGGGCATCGACCTGGTCGAGTCGCCGGCCCGGACCGACGACCTGGCCGGGCTCACACTGGCCGCGCAGCGGCTGCCGGTGCCGGTCAGCGAGCACGTGCACTCGTACCGACAGGCGTTGCAGCTGGCCGACTCCGGGGTCGACGTCTTCAACGTCAGCATCATCGCGATCGGTGGTATCACCCCGATCCGCACGGTGATCGCCATCGCCGAGGCGGCCGGCAAGGAGTGCCTGCTGGGCACCACCCAGGAGCTCTCCATCGGCACCGCCGCCGCGGCGCACGTCGGTGTGGCGATGCGGGCCATCACCCTGCCCAGTGATCCGGTCGGCCCCCTGCTCTACACCACCGACGTGGTGCGGCAACCGGTCTCGTTCGCCGGTGGACGGCTGTGGGTGCCGGACGGGCCGGGGCTCGGCATGGAGCTGGACCCGGAGCGACTCGCCGCCGCCGCCGGGCCACTCAGCTGGTCCGGTACCACTGCGACCGCCGTCGTCGATCGCCGGGCCGGGTCGACCGGATGA
- a CDS encoding alpha-amylase family protein — protein MAESVHEVAGAVRRAPDVVQIQHDPSGPWQDAIRTPDGWGCGDALVTLDDGGSVALVSDGAVARIWLRWAVPVPSGVRVLGDHWERGYGDLEWRGPAADRPLPWYFLLQHDEATVGIGVRTGPGAWCAWSVDAGGIGLLLDVRAGAAALRPGDRVVALAELVSVTGADPFPTALQLCRQMCADPVLPPEPVYGGNNWYHAYGRSSASAILGEARQLADLAGDHPNRPWMVVDDGWQSGWAPGFNGGPWRSGNDRFPDMSALATDIAAAGARPGIWFRPLLTASAGDLPTLRETAGGTVPDPSVPETVDLVTADVHRLVDQGYRLIKHDFTTVDVTGRWGRDMGWDPVDPELRFADPTRTTVEILRDLYRAIAGAAGPALVLGCNTVGHLAAGLFALQRTGDDTSGVDWARTRTLGVNTLAFRMPQHGTFFATDADCVGITDRIDWHENRQWLDLLARSGTALFVSAAPGSLTAEQESDLRTAFATAAGPRPPARPLDWTDTAVPSEWAFGDAPAGYDWFAGAARPLLGG, from the coding sequence GTGGCTGAATCGGTGCACGAGGTCGCCGGCGCGGTCCGGCGGGCACCGGACGTCGTGCAGATCCAGCACGACCCGTCCGGCCCGTGGCAGGACGCGATCCGCACCCCCGACGGATGGGGCTGCGGTGATGCGCTCGTCACCCTCGACGACGGTGGTTCCGTCGCCCTGGTGTCGGACGGTGCCGTCGCGAGGATCTGGCTGCGCTGGGCCGTCCCGGTCCCGTCCGGCGTGCGGGTGCTCGGGGACCACTGGGAGCGTGGCTACGGCGATCTGGAGTGGCGTGGCCCCGCAGCGGACCGTCCGCTGCCCTGGTACTTCCTGCTGCAGCACGACGAGGCGACCGTGGGCATCGGTGTCCGGACCGGCCCGGGTGCCTGGTGCGCGTGGTCGGTGGACGCGGGCGGCATCGGCCTGCTGCTCGATGTGCGTGCCGGGGCCGCGGCGCTCCGGCCGGGGGACCGGGTGGTGGCCCTGGCGGAGCTGGTCTCGGTGACCGGAGCGGACCCGTTCCCCACAGCATTGCAGCTGTGCCGGCAGATGTGTGCCGACCCGGTGCTGCCGCCGGAGCCGGTGTACGGCGGGAACAACTGGTACCACGCCTACGGCCGCAGCTCGGCGTCGGCGATCCTGGGGGAGGCCCGGCAGCTGGCGGACCTGGCCGGTGACCACCCGAACCGGCCGTGGATGGTGGTCGACGACGGTTGGCAGTCCGGGTGGGCACCCGGGTTCAACGGCGGCCCGTGGCGGTCGGGCAACGACCGGTTCCCCGACATGTCCGCCCTGGCAACGGACATCGCGGCGGCCGGGGCGCGGCCGGGGATCTGGTTCCGCCCACTGCTCACCGCATCCGCGGGGGACCTGCCGACGCTCCGGGAGACGGCCGGCGGCACGGTTCCGGATCCCAGCGTCCCGGAGACCGTCGACCTGGTCACCGCGGACGTGCACCGGTTGGTGGACCAGGGCTACCGGTTGATCAAGCACGACTTCACCACCGTCGACGTCACCGGCCGCTGGGGGCGGGACATGGGCTGGGACCCGGTCGATCCGGAGCTGCGGTTCGCCGACCCCACCCGGACCACCGTGGAGATCCTGCGGGACCTGTACCGGGCGATCGCGGGCGCCGCCGGGCCGGCGCTGGTGCTGGGCTGCAACACCGTCGGTCACCTGGCTGCCGGGCTCTTCGCCCTGCAGCGCACCGGCGACGACACCAGCGGGGTGGACTGGGCGCGCACCCGCACCCTGGGCGTCAACACCCTGGCCTTCCGGATGCCGCAGCACGGCACGTTCTTCGCCACCGACGCGGACTGCGTGGGCATCACCGACCGGATCGACTGGCACGAGAACCGGCAGTGGCTCGACCTCCTCGCCCGCAGCGGCACCGCACTCTTCGTCTCGGCGGCGCCGGGATCGCTGACAGCGGAGCAGGAGTCGGACCTGCGCACGGCCTTCGCGACTGCCGCCGGCCCCCGGCCGCCGGCGCGGCCGCTGGACTGGACGGACACCGCGGTGCCGTCGGAGTGGGCGTTCGGCGACGCACCGGCCGGCTACGACTGGTTCGCCGGGGCCGCCCGCCCGCTGCTCGGTGGCTGA